The genomic region TACCTTAATTTCTGTATTAGGACAGTTAGCTTATAGTGCCAACAACTAACTATTGTCTGGTGTTAAATTAGATACAACTCcattatttgaataaaaaagctgtgtttttaataactggaaaagaaaatttaatttattaatttaatgaaAGACAAAGCTGGGAAATTATGTTAGTTTTAATATCTTATAATTAGCCTCATTGTAGttgatttttatatattttgtttaatttatacAGCATTATAAAGtttatatgaaaatataaaatgtaacttcatcaatatatatgtttattataaaataattttatattgtaagctcTGTTACCACGCTTCTGACAAATTCAATTTGAGTTAAATGATAGAAATTGTAATTTTCTTTCCACGTAGCtctttatttaataatattaattattaatattattactgCATTGTTATTTACAGCATGACAAGTCTTGCTATTCATTTTACACCTGCAGAGATGATGAAAACATCAAAGCAGAGAAATGAGAGAAGTGTGATCCCCTGAAAACTCCAAAGCGAATAGGCGATGATTATAGAGGCATTTTGCAAAGCTCAAACCAGTCTGCATCGATAAATATACTTGTGTGCCATGATTTAACTTTAGGCCTGACATAATGATGAAGTGCTCCTGAGCATACAATTCTTCAATCAGTCCATTCAAAATGTGACATAAACTGCTGTTAATCTCAGAGCTGAGCATCATTTTTCTCTGACTCCAAAAAGCATTGGCGACTGATTTGATGTGATTAATAggcatgtgtgtgtcagtgtgtgtgttactaCTTGAGACTGACCAAAGTTAGTGCTAATCACACACTGTGTTTACATGGCTCTCTTCTATAAAAGGAGAGGAACAAGCTCACACATATCTGAAGGATCTGTCCTTTCTCTGTCTGCAGTTTACGTTTTTAACAAGCAAAAGTTCATTTCTTTCCTTGTGGTTGAGACTTAAAGGCGCTCTTCTGACaccttaaataattaaatgtggtAGGCAGTGTGTGTTTTGACTTTACTGGACAAAAAAAGTTGCCATGATAACCTATAAGCATTTTGTATTTCAAGAGTCAAAGATCAAACAAGCCTCCTAACCTCCTCAGGCTTTAGAAAATCTATTCCACAAGGGGAGTCTTTAACCGATCAGTGACCTTTACAGGGTATAAAAAGTGAACAAGTTCAAGTTAAAGTATGCactttcatcttttattttggaaaagtGTCCTTTTAAGCTCAGACTGTAAAGTAATGGACTTCCAAGTCTGAAGCCAATGTGGAATTGTGCTAAACCTGTATTGTTTCTAATTGCCAGCAGGGGGCGTCACCTCTGGATGTTAGTTTCAAATcttatttattataatataatgtttattttctaaatttttcagaccatttaaGGTTAGAAAGGATGATAAAGAAGGATGTGCAATCAGGCAGGCCACCTTGTGTGCAGTCACTTCTGgtttaaaaacaccaaaatgaaAATGCTAAACCTGAGGCGTCACTAACCAATGGGTGAGAGCACACTGgcaacatccatcttttatatacaggctaTGAAATTATGCATCTTTGAACTTATTAGCCTAATTCAGCTTTAACGTCTTTCTGCAGAGCTCCCTGGTGTGTGGACAGCAGCTTCTACAGTGTGTTCAAACCAATCATtaatccagctgctcattaattAATGGCTCTCTGTCTGAAACCATGCTTTGTGTCTCACTGTCCTGCAGACTCCAGGAGGAGATTCttcaaaaagaagaagcagaaaacaaCCTGGCTGCTTTCAGAGCGGTATGTCCCACTCTCATTTCCTGTACTTTCCCCAATAAATACAGTGTTAGAGGggaaaggctgagatggttcAGACATGCAGaagagggatagtggatatttgttactggacaaaggatgttgaagatagagctgccaggcaggaggaaaagacaaGTTCATAGCGAAGagtcatggatgtagtgaaggaggacacacaggaggaggaggatactAGAAGATAGAAGAAGAATGCTGAAGATCATagaagcaaaaacataaaaaaacaactataaacataacaaaataatataattatgataataatattaatataataatatgaatgtgataaataaaatttatcttCGTTTTTTCTGTTACTTTTTGGTGTACTATGGCAGACTATGGATGTAAGAAGGCTATAAATCTGGGttacaacattttaaaagggaaaatacTGTTAAAAGTTTTGTACTTCTAACATTTTCAAAGCCATCAAGTGGACTGGATTAGTTGGTCTGCATTTTGGCCCATGGGCCATATGTTTGCCATGTTTCACAATAATTAGCCTGCTGGTGTGGCAAACTTAATGGAAGGTTgtaatatatgcattttttaaaatcattataCACTTTGATTCAATGGAAAATATGTCGATAATTATTCCATGATTATCTCATTTTTacataaaatgaacatttttaatgttgcaGGATGTGGACGCTGCCACTCTGgcccgtctggacctggagagACGCATCGAGACGCTGCAGGAGGAAATCGCTTTCTTGAAGAAGATCCATGAAGAGGTTTGTTCTTCACCCTCTTCCATCTTTACCAGTCGCTGATCCCAGCTCCTTTATCAGGGTTTAAAATGCATTCATAAGTGTTTTATTACACTGCTGCCATCAGCGTAGGTTCttcatttcaaatcaaatcaaatcaaatcaaatcacttttattgtcacatcacatgtgcaggcacactggcacagcacatgcgagtgaaattcttgtgtgcgagccccacaagcaacagagatgtgcaaacacaacaacacaaacgagcaaaatataagaatggccaacctgaaactaataaatatatgtacagtatataatagtgtatgcatttctggatgtgtatactaaatattttcctacgtgtgtgtgtgtgtgtgtgtgtgtgtgtgtgtgtgtgtgtgtgtgtgtgtacacatttttacaaattaaatagtaaaaaaaataaaataaaataataataataataataataataataataataataataaaatatataaaaatatacagagttgaatatgtgcaaaacaagtggcatttatatacagtgtggagtgcataatgttaaagttccagtagtgaagctgaggtgtctatgacgtgttcagcagtctgatggcctgatggaaaaagctgtctctcagtctgctggtacgggaccggatgctgcagaacctccttcctgatggaagcagtctgaacagtttatggctggggtgactggagtccttgatgatcctccccgctttcctcaggcaccgcttcctgtagatgtcttggagggagggaagctcacctccaattatccgttcagagcaccgcactactcgctggagagctttgcagttgtaggcggtgctgttgccataccaggtggtgatgcatccagtgaggatgctctcaatggcacagcgatagaaggtcctgaggatgcgggggctcatgccgaatcttttcagtctcctgagaaagaagaggcgctgctgtgccttcttcactgttttgtttgtgtgtactgaccacgtaagatcctcagccaggtgtacaccaaggaaccggaagctgctcactctctccacagcagcgccgttgatggtgatgggggtgtgtacttctctgcacctccggaagtccactatcaactcctttgtctttgcgacgttgagggtgagatggttgtcttgacaccagtgggtcagggcgctgacctcctccctgtaagccgtctcatcaccgttggtgataagacccaccactgtagtgtcgtccgcaaacttcacaatgatgttggagctgttagtggctgtgcagtcgtaggtgtagagtgagtacaggagagggctcagtacacacccctgtggagcaccagtgttcagtgtgatgggggatgaggtgatgctgcccagtctgaccacctggcgtctgtcagacaggaagctaaggatccagctgcagagggagctgctcagtcctagatcctgcagtttcctgtccagcttcgagggaacgatggtattgaatgctgagctgtaatctacaaacagcatcctcacatacgtgtctctcttctcccggtgtgacagggcagtgtgtagtgtcagggctatggcatcatcagtggacctgttgtggcggtatgcgaactgtagagggtccagtgagtcgggtagtgcagagcagatgaagtccctgaccagcttctcgaagcatttgcttacgatgggggtcagggctacaggtcgccagtcgttcaatgaggagatggtggaggatttgggtacagggacgatggtggccattttgaagcaggctgggactacagacagagagagggaaaggttgaagatgtgtgtgaacactccagccagctgagccgcgcatgacctgaggacgcggccgggaatcccgcccggaccagtagctttgcgtgcgttcaccttcctgaagcacttccgcacatttAGTAATAAGTAGATTATAGAGGACTTTAGGGAGGAAAGGTGTCACAAATtgttgctttaaaataaatctgtcaGTGAGGCACAAACAAGCTTCACAGGATTAAGAATGTGTGTTGAGCTGTGTGACAATGCTCTCGGTCTGTCTTAGCATCTGTTAGaacatctgtctctgtgtgtgcgagATGACAAACGAGAGGGTTTGGGGAGTTTTCACTTTCAAACACGCACAGAATGGCATTGTTGGCAGCAGGCCTGGGCAGCGTGGCAGTAGAGCTCTGAAATCTCCCACAGCAGATGTAAGGCTAAAATTACTCTGTGTACCAACCGGCGGACAAATCCTCATCTCTGATCAGCATGGGCTTCGTTCTGTCTCCAGCCTGGAGCGATTACTACATGATGCCAAAGTAGTGTGCTCGACATGGCCTAGGGTTACTCAGAGTGGATTAAAGTGTTAGAAACAGTTTGGACTAAAATTAAGTCACTTTTTAGACAAAAGGAGGAATAAAACCTCAGAAGGTCTGATGACGGTGAATCTTGTTTTACTTCACATCTGCAAATTAATTTGCAACACTGtataaagaaagaggaagaaaatccTGATAACATCTTAAAGCGTCTTTAACTTGGATTCTTTAATTTCATACTCTTATTATCTCCTTGTACCACTTGTTTTTATTACTGTTCTTTTCCTTGTTCTTCCTGGTTTTCTTGTGgtaattatttttcttcctctcattCTTGTTCTAgttattattgttgttcttttattctttttatcttcattattattagtcttgtttctgttgtttttcttcttcatgttgtaATAATTAGCAGGTATGAAGCTCTGTGCTCACTTACTCAGATGTTTGttccttgtgttttgtttgttttgttttttattggtattttatttaatttattttatagcATTGCTAATAGTTCACCATCTGCACATTCTATAGCTTCATTTATCATTTTAGCTTCTGGGAGATGCCAACTTTTCTGGTCGTTCACTGCCAAGGCTTACTGTCACACATCAGGTCCTCATTAATCATATTTATGAACTGCAGAAGGAATTTGGGGTTGATGGTGGGTGTATAAAGTTCTGGCCCTCCAGACCAGAGACTTTCACTAATGTTTGGTAAAGTTGCTGATTTTGGTTGAATGTAATTTAATCATGGTTACTACAGTTAGACTTCAATGGCTTTTTTCTGTATTAAGCCAGACTGGGTTTGTGTCCTAAACAACAAGGAGAGATAGTGATGTTTAAAACTACGTAAGGTTTGTTATGCTCTATAATTGGATagccatccattcattttcctcAATTAAACTGGTGATGTTTAAGgactatcccagctgtcatagggccaGGGCACTGGTACATCTAGCACAGATGACTAATTTGTCATAGAGCTCACACAGAGAGCCGATGggaagaggcgtgagtttctaaaaatgggctcattgagtcagcacggataagatcttggagagactacggctgctgtgaacactcagaataagatctctgactgcagactggattacatctcggAAGGGCTAGCTCGAAATAACATCTCTGTgcgcaaattggatgacatctcggggaggcacactgccgtgagttctcagaatcggctctttgagcacaagaatgacaataTCACAGAGcgcaagtttgataacatcatggcgaagctcgcggctctccaacgggagattgagagaccaatgttggactgtagaactgctttgaaattcatatgagctgttcgcactaaagtaaaaaccaccatcacttatgcggatacccctttggcgccagctgcggtctcaaggctggagccaaacaaaaacaccctgataacgacggtgttgagtctgttccttcccattccatgcaaggccacctgggttggctggaagactgtttacttaacctagcagggcgaaggacactgtctcagctgaactctggacacgcacacacatacatatacactgatatgcacacactcatccccacTCCCTTTCCAAATgccttcgacgcttattcccttccgatgctgacggtggatcaaggagaccagcgcacaGGCTGCAGGCCCGGATGCACTGTCTAAatcggctgtctctcaccctttacccacccctgttgcttgtcatgtgtttctttggtgtatttgagttttttcatgtgctatgtgcagaagtgtttttttctgttctcaaactgatctccctgttggagctcagtctggggggagttatttttctctccttatctttcctcatgtggtgcattttccattgttatacctctctgacctgtcttccccatgtgatgttttgtgtaatgtatgtaagGTCAGAGGGTAAGTTGGCaccgccattgcgtgcaataggtcggcagccttatgaaatttccccttgtgggactaataaaggtatatcaaattcaaattcaaatataACAGGCCAGTCAACCTTACGTTTCTCCTCCTCCCACAGGAGATCCGTGAGCTGCAGGCCCAGATGCAGGAGACTCAAGTCCAGATCCAGATGGACATGTCCAAGCCGGACCTGACGGCAGCACTACGAGACATCAGGGCTCAGTATGAGGGCATTGCTGCCAAGAACATCGCAGAGGCTGAGGAGTGGTACAAGTCCAAGGTCAGAGGGATGTTGTCTGTATTAACGACACTTAGAGATCGATTCTGACATCCAAGAGTTggggatttaaaataaattgtgaAATCTATTTAACCTTTGACCCTGCAGGTGTCTGATCTGAACCAGGCGGTAAGTAAGAACAACGAGGCTCTGAAGCAGGCCCGTCAGGAGACCATGGAGTTCAGACACCAGATCCAGGCCTACACCTGTGAGATCGACTCCCTCAAAGGCACCGTAGGTCTCATAAACCTTCTTCGGTTTTTATTTAAACGTAATCTTCTCTGAGCTCGGTTTGATTTCAGACTCTCCTCTCTGATTAATCCAGAATGAGTCTCTGATGAGGCAGATGCGGGACATGGAGGACCGTCATGGACGAGAGGCCGGCAACTACCAGGATAGCATTGCCCGCCTGGAGGCGGAGATCGCCAACATGAAGGACGAGATGGCGCGCCACCTCCGTGAGTACCAGGACCTACTCAATGTCAAGATGGCGCTGGATGTGGAGATCGCCACCTACAGGAAGCTGCTGGAAGGAGAGGAGAGCAGGTAATTTATCAAACTATCCAACCAGGCcaaaattcttttgttttagtGTGCTGCCTTTACAATAAAGctttggaaaagaaaactgcCTCAGAATGTCAATATTTTATCCAGATAcacataaaataacatttaaaatgatattttctACACTTTCCATTCTCCCGTTGCAGGATTGCCTTGCCTGTGCAAACCTACTCCACGCTGAGTTTCCGAGGTGCACACACAGCTGCAGTTACCTAAACATACCACCAGGGGCTAGGCTTCCTTTAACCAGGACACAGGCCTTATTCTGTTTGATTCCACAGTCTGTTCAGATGGAGCCTCCTTTGCTGTTTGTTATACATTTCaataatattttacttttttaccaCATTAAAACTATGTAAGATTAAAATTTTACTTAATTAAGAAAATGGGCGTTAATTAATGAATTGATTTCTAAATCAATTAACCTACAAATTAAATACAACCCCAGTGTTATGGGGTtgtatttaatttgtatttcatAGGTCCAAGAGGCATCCACATAAAGTTTTCattgatttttcaaaataacataacacattttacatattaaataaaaatataaatgtattccGACCTTTGTTAATCAGAGACCAGCCCTGAGCAGCAGCGCTCCTCTGAGATGCATTCAAAGAAGACTGTCCTCATCAAGACCATCGAGACTCGCGATGGAGAGGTAAAACTGCTAAGATATAAAACTGCATTCATTAGCCTTGTAAGTTTTTAAGTTCCCTTCATAaggattttttcttttgtttgtttgcttttcttttgatgTGATCCACTCCAGCACCTTATTCAAGAAATTCATGAAAAATTTATTTAAGTTctataaatcacattttatctTATCAAAGACTGGTAGAGCTTTATTCAACTGCACAAATGCTGCCTGGCACTGCTCTGTCCACTGGACCAGATCTGGGGCACACTTTTGAGTGAGATTAGTTACATGGCTGGTCAGCTCCACAAAGCCGGTCATGAACCGGCGGTCAGTATCTCTTTGGGGATGCCGACTCGGGAGATGATCTGAAACAGGGCCTGGAGGTGCCAGTGTTATGACTCGCTCTATGAAGCCTATCTTTAATCAATACAAATTACAGGTAGGTCAGTGCTGTGTCAGGGCAAACGTGTGACCATCAATTTTTATCACTTGATCAGAAGCTGAGGTTGCATAGAGTTTAGTCATGAGATTCCTCTAGTGGGAAATATCCTGTGGAGTGAATCGCTGGAGGCAGCAGGGCCTCATTAGatggcctcctcctcctccctagAGTCAGAGTTGAATAAACTAAAGGTCTCCGCTAAGCACAGCACAAACATCCCCCTTGCTAAAGCTCGTGATTGTATCCCCACACATTGCCCCAACAGGTTATTGAACACCAGCAAATCTGTACCCAGAATTAAGGGATGCCTCAGGTGCAAGCTAACTGCAGCCTTTACACCATGTGTTTTGCCCTTGTATTTAATTTGGAACGGCATTATGGGATATTTGTGTATGTCCTCATGCACACATCTAACCTCCACCAACGCCCCGTGCCGTACCAGGGTTTGGAGGACCAGGGTCTGCATGCAGCCCAGACTCACCCTGCAGCCTGAGTCCACCAGAGCCTGGCGTATATCCACTGGCACCTTGACAGTGCATGTCCCTCTTGGACCTGGGGTAGGTGTTGGAGGGCCAGCAACACGGAACAGCTACCCCACATCCGTCAGTGGGCACTCCTAATGTCAGTGTCCTGGCCGCCCACACCTCCAACATACCTGCCTCAGCATTTGCACGGCTCCCTGTGAGTTGGGGGCAGCTTAGTTGCTGGAACCTGTGGGGAGACAGCGAGACTGGCTGTTGTGGTGGCTGCTCCATAACCAGCAAAGTTATAGTGGAGCTGGGGAACCTCCTCcttgtatttagtatttagtatttatttatttattgtcattgtcaagaacaatgaaattgcgtttggggcttccatacaacccaaaaaaaagaagaaaataataaataccccttaaaacccaagtgtacatatttaacccagtgtgactccaatgcaataagacaatccttagcaataatgttcgtagaaattcagacaaagacctgagaaacatgacaaaatacaacaatgcaacccattcaatattattgtactgtgagatatgatatcagatatgatagttatctatttaagaaaaaggggggggggggcaggagggggaagagaataaagatatgatgcaccaatgcagaccagttcattgctattaagaagttggatatggttattgtccgtgagaggggggcagagagttcaggagcctcacagcctgtggatacaggctgttggccagtctggatgttctggcctgtatagacctgtaccttctccctgagggcagcagatggaaaaggtggcgcgcagggtgatgttggtcccgcaggatactgtgcaccctcctcagacagcgagtggggaagatattactgatctctggcagacttgttccaataattctgccagcttctttcaccacccgctggagtgcttgctgatcggccttggtgcagctgggacCGGCCAATTCTCCACAACTGGCTGTGGTTGATCCAGCAGGTTTGCTGGCTGCACTGCCGGGTGGTTTTTGGCCAGTCATACAGCCATGTCACGGTTTGCTTGACATGACTGTGTG from Astatotilapia calliptera chromosome 23, fAstCal1.2, whole genome shotgun sequence harbors:
- the desmb gene encoding desmin b, whose product is MASYSSSGQTASSYRRTFGHGTYASPSLNRSLLGHSGSGGGHVTSRVYEVTRASATPAYRVSSSYYGRPVTTSRASVGRSYAGMGETLDFSLADALNQEFLTTRTNEKAELQHLNDRFASYIEKVRFLEQQNQALVVEVERLRGREPTRIADLYEEEMSELRRQVEILTNQRSRIEVERDNLLDDLDKLKIRLQEEILQKEEAENNLAAFRADVDAATLARLDLERRIETLQEEIAFLKKIHEEEIRELQAQMQETQVQIQMDMSKPDLTAALRDIRAQYEGIAAKNIAEAEEWYKSKVSDLNQAVSKNNEALKQARQETMEFRHQIQAYTCEIDSLKGTNESLMRQMRDMEDRHGREAGNYQDSIARLEAEIANMKDEMARHLREYQDLLNVKMALDVEIATYRKLLEGEESRIALPVQTYSTLSFRETSPEQQRSSEMHSKKTVLIKTIETRDGEVVSESTQHQQDIM